In Pseudomonas sp. PDNC002, the DNA window AACGAACCGGAGAGATTACAGATTCCGCAGAGCCGCGACTACCGCATCGCCCATTTCGCGGGTACCGACCTTGGTGCAGCCTTCGGACCAGATGTCACCGGTGCGCAGGCCCTGGTCGAGCACCAGGCTGACGGCCTTCTCGATGGCGTCGGCGGCGGCGCCTTCGTTGAAGGTGTAACGCAGCATCATCGAGACCGAGAGGATGGTCGCCAGCGGGTTGGCGATGCCCTTGCCGGCGATGTCCGGCGCGGAACCGTGGCAAGGCTCGTACATGCCCTTGTTGTTCGAGTCCAGCGAGGCAGAAGGCAGCATGCCGATGGAGCCGGTGAGCATGGAAGCCTCATCCGACAGGATGTCGCCGAACATGTTGTCGGTCACCATCACGTCGAACTGCTTCGGCGCGCGGACCAGTTGCATGGCGGCGTTGTCGACGTACATGTGCGACAGCTCGATGTCCGGATAGTCCTTGGCGACTTCCTCGACCACTTCGCGCCACAGCTGGCTGGAAGCCAGGACGTTGGCCTTGTCCACCGAGCACAGCTTCTTGTTGCGCACACGGGCCATGTCGAAGCCGACACGGGCGATGCGGCGGATTTCGCTTTCGCTGTACGGCAGGGTGTCGTACGCCTGGCGCTCGCCGTTCTCCAGTACGCGCTGCTCGCGCGGTTGGCCGAAGTAGATGCCACCGGTCAGCTCACGGACGATGAGGATGTCGAGGCCGGCGACCACTTCGGGCTTCAGGCTGGAGGCATCGGCCAGTTGCGGGTAGAGGATGGCCGGACGCAGGTTGCCGAACAGGCCCAGTTGCGAGCGGATCTTCAGCAGGCCGCGCTCAGGGCGGATGTCACGCTCGATCTTGTCCCATTTCGGGCCGCCCACGGCGCCCAGCAGGACGGCGTCGGAGTTGCGCGCGCGCTCCAGGGTCTCGTCGGCCAGCGGTACGCCATGCTTGTCGATGGCGGCGCCACCGATCACGTCTTCGGTCAGTTCGAAGCCCAGGGCGAACTTGTCGTTGGCCAGCTCCAGCACCTTGACCGCTTCGGCCATGATTTCCGGACCGATACCGTCGCCGGGGAGAACCAGAATCTGTTTGCTCATCTCTCTGCTCACTTTTTAAAAGTCGCTTGGCAAAAAACGTAACGCCCCGGGCGGCCCACGCCACCCGGAGCGGTCAAAAGCTGAAATCAGCGCTCGGCCCAGAGCACCAGCACGTCGGTGCTGAAGGAACCCTCGGCGTCGATCTCGAAATACTCGCGCACCTCGTCGCCCACCGAAAGCTGCAGGGCACGAATGGCCTGGCGCATCACTTCCGGAGTGCGCATCCGCTCGACCCAGGAGGTGAACTCCAGGCGCAGGCGTTGGCGGCTGCAGCCCGTGACGGCAAGCCCCGCCTCACCCACCAGGCGCGCCCACTCGGACGGCGAATAATCGCGCACATGGCTGGTGTCGCGCAGCACTTCGACTGCCTGTAAATGCGTATCCAGCAGCGGCAGGCCAGGTGCCGTCACGTCGATGAAGCAGGCCACGCCGCCCGGCTTGAGCACCCGGCGCACGTCGCGCAGCGCCTGGCCGACATCCCGCCAGTGGTGCGCGGAATAGCGGCTGAAGACGAAGTCGAACTCGCCATCCTCGAACGGCAGCTGCTCGGCGGCGCCGCAGCGGGTGGAGATGTTGCCCAGCCCGCGCTCCGCGGCTGCCGAAGCCACCACATCGAGCATCTGTTGCGACAGATCGTAGGCCACCACCTCGCCGGCCAGCGGCGCGACGTTGAAACTCACATGCCCCGCCCCGCAGCCGAGGTCCAGCACACGCGCGCCAGTGGTCGCCGACAGTCGCTCGCGCAGCTGGGCGAATTCCTCACCCTGGGCGTGGACAGCGCTGGTCAGGTAAGCGTTGGCCTGGGCACCGAACTGGCGCTGTACCACTTGCTCATGGCGACTCTGGGTCATGGCTTTCTCCTTGGTGTTGGCTGCTGCGGCGCCCTCAGGCGTCGCGGAACAACCAGGGTTGCTGCTGTTTGTAACCGGTTTCGAAGTTGCGAATGGCGTCGGCGTCCTGCAGGGTCAGGCCGATGTCGTCCAGGCCGTTGAGCAGGCAGTGCTTGCGGAACGCGTCCACTTCGAAGCTGTACTGCTTGCCGTCCGGACGGGTCACGGTCTGCGCGGCCAGGTCGACGGTCAGTTGGTAGCCCTCGGTGGCTTCGCACTGGGCGAACAGCTCGTCCACTTCTTCGTCCTTCAAAATGATCGGCAGCAGGCCGTTCTTGAAGCTGTTGTTGAAGAAGATGTCGGCGAAGCTCGGCGCGATCACGGTGCGGAAGCCGTACTCGTCCAGCGCCCACGGCGCGTGCTCGCGGGAGGAGCCGCAACCGAAGTTCTCACGGGCGAGCAGCACACTGGCGCCCTGGAAGCGCGGGAAGTTGAGGACGAAGTCCTTGTTGATCGGGCGCTTGGAGTTGTCCTGGTTCGGCTGGCCAACGTCCAGGTAACGCCACTCGTCGAACAGGTTCGGGCCAAAGCCGGTGCGCTTGATCGACTTGAGGAATTGCTTGGGGATGATCTGGTCGGTGTCGACGTTGGCGCGGTCGAGCGGCGCGACGAGACCGGTGTGCTGGGTAAAGGCTTTCATCTATGGGTCTCCTCAGGCCTGCATCAATTCACGTACGTCGATGAAACGACCGGTCACCGCGGCGGCGGCGGCCATCGCCGGGCTCACCAGGTGAGTACGACCACCGGCGCCCTGGCGGCCTTCGAAGTTGCGGTTGGAGGTGGAAGCGCAATGCTCGCCACTTTCCAGGCGGTCCGGGTTCATCGCCAGGCACATGGAGCAGCCCGGTTCACGCCATTCGAAGCCGGCTTCGATGAAGATCTTGTCCAGGCCTTCCTGTTCGGCTTGCGCCTTGACCAGGCCCGAGCCCGGCACGACCAGCGCCTGTTTCACAGTGGCAGCGACCTTGCGACCCTTGGCCACGGCGGCGGCGGCGCGCAGGTCTTCGATGCGCGAGTTGGTGCAGGAGCCGATGAACACGCGGTCCAGCTGGATATCGGTGATCGCCTGGTTGGCGTTCAGGCCCATGTACTTGAGTGCACGGACGATGGAGTCGCGCTTGACCGCATCAGCTTCGGCGGCCGGGTCCGGCACGTTCTGGTCCACCGCGAGGACCATCTCCGGGGAAGTACCCCAGCTGACCTGCGGTTTGATGTCCTCGGCACGCAGCTCGACGATGGTGTCGAAGTGCGCATCGGCGTCGGACACCAGGTCGCTCCAGGCTTCCACGGCCTTGGCCCAGTCACCGCCCTGGGGCGAGAACGGACGACCCTTCACGTACTCGATGGTCTTCTCGTCGCACGCCACCATGCCGACGCGGGCACCCGCTTCGATGGACATGTTGCAGATGGTCATGCGGCCTTCCATGGACAGGTCGCGGATGGCGCTGCCGGCGAATTCCAGGGCATGGCCGTTGCCGCCCGCGGTGCCGATCTTGCCGATCACCGCGAGGACGATGTCCTTGGCAGTCACGCCGAAGGGCAATTTGCCTTCCACGCGGACCTGCATGTTCTTCATCTTCTTGGCGACCAGGCACTGGGTGGCGAGCACGTG includes these proteins:
- the leuB gene encoding 3-isopropylmalate dehydrogenase — encoded protein: MSKQILVLPGDGIGPEIMAEAVKVLELANDKFALGFELTEDVIGGAAIDKHGVPLADETLERARNSDAVLLGAVGGPKWDKIERDIRPERGLLKIRSQLGLFGNLRPAILYPQLADASSLKPEVVAGLDILIVRELTGGIYFGQPREQRVLENGERQAYDTLPYSESEIRRIARVGFDMARVRNKKLCSVDKANVLASSQLWREVVEEVAKDYPDIELSHMYVDNAAMQLVRAPKQFDVMVTDNMFGDILSDEASMLTGSIGMLPSASLDSNNKGMYEPCHGSAPDIAGKGIANPLATILSVSMMLRYTFNEGAAADAIEKAVSLVLDQGLRTGDIWSEGCTKVGTREMGDAVVAALRNL
- a CDS encoding class I SAM-dependent methyltransferase translates to MTQSRHEQVVQRQFGAQANAYLTSAVHAQGEEFAQLRERLSATTGARVLDLGCGAGHVSFNVAPLAGEVVAYDLSQQMLDVVASAAAERGLGNISTRCGAAEQLPFEDGEFDFVFSRYSAHHWRDVGQALRDVRRVLKPGGVACFIDVTAPGLPLLDTHLQAVEVLRDTSHVRDYSPSEWARLVGEAGLAVTGCSRQRLRLEFTSWVERMRTPEVMRQAIRALQLSVGDEVREYFEIDAEGSFSTDVLVLWAER
- the leuD gene encoding 3-isopropylmalate dehydratase small subunit, which gives rise to MKAFTQHTGLVAPLDRANVDTDQIIPKQFLKSIKRTGFGPNLFDEWRYLDVGQPNQDNSKRPINKDFVLNFPRFQGASVLLARENFGCGSSREHAPWALDEYGFRTVIAPSFADIFFNNSFKNGLLPIILKDEEVDELFAQCEATEGYQLTVDLAAQTVTRPDGKQYSFEVDAFRKHCLLNGLDDIGLTLQDADAIRNFETGYKQQQPWLFRDA
- the leuC gene encoding 3-isopropylmalate dehydratase large subunit, with protein sequence MAGKTLYDKLWEMHEVKRRDDGSSLIYIDRHILHEVTSPQAFEGLRLAGRKPWRIDANIATPDHNVPTTQAERKGGLQAIADEVSRIQVQTLDENCDDFGILEFKMNDVRQGIVHVVGPEQGATLPGMTVVCGDSHTSTHGAFGALAHGIGTSEVEHVLATQCLVAKKMKNMQVRVEGKLPFGVTAKDIVLAVIGKIGTAGGNGHALEFAGSAIRDLSMEGRMTICNMSIEAGARVGMVACDEKTIEYVKGRPFSPQGGDWAKAVEAWSDLVSDADAHFDTIVELRAEDIKPQVSWGTSPEMVLAVDQNVPDPAAEADAVKRDSIVRALKYMGLNANQAITDIQLDRVFIGSCTNSRIEDLRAAAAVAKGRKVAATVKQALVVPGSGLVKAQAEQEGLDKIFIEAGFEWREPGCSMCLAMNPDRLESGEHCASTSNRNFEGRQGAGGRTHLVSPAMAAAAAVTGRFIDVRELMQA